A region from the Rosa rugosa chromosome 6, drRosRugo1.1, whole genome shotgun sequence genome encodes:
- the LOC133715430 gene encoding probable methyltransferase PMT15, with protein MAKFSLKPKRTNLYFLTLATVLCTLCYLIGVWQHSAGTPSSTAATTSITSAVSCPQFSKNITTHLDFEPHHRAEDLHVPPATARVTHVPPCDASLSEYTPCEDATRSLKFDRDRLIYRERHCPEKQELLKCRIPAPHGYTVPFRWPESRGAVWYANVPHKELTVEKKKQNWVHYEGDRFQFPGGGTMFPNGADAYIDDIGKLINLRDGSIRTAIDTGCGVASWGAYLLSRDILTVSFAPRDTHEAQVQFALERGVPAVIGVMASIRLPYPSRAFDMAHCSRCLIPWGQYDGLYLIEVDRVLRPGGYWILSGPPINWQNHWKGWQRTEADLKAEQDMIERVAKSLCWKKLKQKGDLAIWKKPTNHIHCQSNRKVFKKPSFCQAQNPDTAWYTKLEECLTPLPGVNNIKEVAGGELAKWPARLTTVPPRISSGSLKGITAEMFREDTALWKQRVAHYKTLDYQLADPGRYRNLLDMNSYLGSFAAALADDPAWVMNIVPVEAEVNTLGAIYERGLIGTYQNWCEAMSTYPRTYDFIHSDSVFTLYKDRCEMEDILLEMDRILRPQGSIIFRDDVDIVLKAKALLDAMQYDARIVDHEEGPHHREKILLAAKQYWTAPAPNQKGESSKES; from the exons ATGGCGAAGTTCTCGCTGAAGCCGAAGCGGACCAACCTCTACTTCCTGACTCTGGCCACAGTGCTCTGCACACTCTGCTACCTAATCGGCGTCTGGCAGCACTCCGCCGGGACCCCCTCCTCCACCGCCGCCACGACCTCCATCACCTCCGCCGTCTCCTGCCCCCAGTTTTCCAAAAACATCACGACCCACCTCGACTTCGAGCCCCACCACCGCGCCGAGGACCTCCACGTCCCTCCCGCGACGGCGCGTGTCACCCACGTGCCTCCATGCGACGCCAGCCTCTCCGAGTACACGCCCTGCGAGGACGCCACCCGGTCCTTGAAGTTCGACCGGGACCGGCTAATTTACCGGGAGCGGCATTGCCCGGAGAAGCAGGAGCTCCTCAAGTGCCGGATTCCGGCGCCCCACGGCTACACCGTGCCGTTCCGGTGGCCGGAGAGCCGGGGCGCGGTGTGGTACGCCAACGTTCCGCACAAGGAGTTGACTGTGGAGAAGAAAAAACAGAATTGGGTTCACTACGAGGGCGACCGGTTTCAATTCCCTGGGGGAGGGACCATGTTCCCTAACGGTGCGGACGCTTATATTGACGATATTGGCAAGTTGATTAATCTCAGAGACGGGTCTATTAGGACCGCCATTGATACCGGTTGTGGG GTTGCAAGTTGGGGTGCTTACCTTTTGTCTAGGGACATTTTAACAGTGTCATTTGCACCAAGAGACACTCATGAAGCACAAGTTCAATTTGCTCTTGAAAGAGGAGTTCCTGCAGTGATTGGTGTAATGGCTTCAATTAGACTTCCCTATCCCTCGAGAGCTTTCGACATGGCTCACTGCTCTCGTTGTCTCATTCCGTGGGGCCAATATG ATGGGCTGTACTTGATTGAAGTGGATCGTGTTTTACGACCCGGGGGGTATTGGATTCTGTCCGGCCCACCAATCAACTGGCAGAATCACTGGAAAGGTTGGCAGAGAACTGAGGCAGACCTCAAAGCTGAGCAGGACATGATTGAGAGAGTAGCAAAAAGCTTATGCTGGAAAAAATTGAAGCAGAAGGGTGACCTTGCCATTTGGAAAAAACCCACTAACCATATCCACTGTCAATCCAATAGAAAGGTTTTCAAGAAACCATCCTTCTGCCAAGCTCAAAATCCAGACACAGCATG GTATACTAAACTTGAGGAGTGTTTGACTCCATTGCCCGGAGTGAACAACATAAAAGAAGTTGCAGGTGGGGAATTAGCTAAATGGCCAGCGAGGCTAACTACAGTTCCTCCAAGAATTAGTAGTGGAAGTTTGAAAGGAATTACAGCTGAGATGTTCAGAGAAGACACGGCGCTATGGAAACAGAGAGTTGCACATTATAAGACCTTGGACTATCAGTTGGCAGACCCTGGGAGGTATCGTAATTTGCTTGACATGAACTCTTACTTGGGGAGCTTTGCGGCTGCACTGGCTGATGACCCTGCATGGGTTATGAACATTGTCCCGGTTGAGGCTGAGGTGAACACCCTTGGAGCCATTTATGAACGTGGATTGATCGGAACTTATCAGAATTG GTGTGAGGCCATGTCTACTTACCCAAGAACTTATGACTTCATCCACTCTGATTCGGTTTTCACTCTTTACAAGGACAG ATGCGAAATGGAAGACATTCTTCTAGAAATGGATAGGATTTTAAGGCCACAAGGCAGTATAATTTTCAGGGATGATGTGGATATAGTTCTGAAGGCCAAGGCACTCTTAGATGCAATGCAATATGATGCCAGAATTGTAGACCATGAAGAGGGTCCTCATCATAGAGAAAAGATATTGTTGGCGGCTAAGCAGTACTGGACAGCACCAGCACCAAACCAAAAAGGAGAAAGCAGTAAAGAATCATAG
- the LOC133715431 gene encoding plant UBX domain-containing protein 8 isoform X1: MPRPTEDMIQTYISLTGASHSLALLKLEEHGGDLNEAVNAHFREGDVHSTSPSSTAPPQYNFPQVSNQNQVAPQQGLLPLLSVARSFKPSLLLDRSYSRDLYNRIGSALTGRAPSPSHPGEVTGVPVGFNAGNEQPYLSGQRPTIPDVARTDLDASRYGNDVEEEMIQAAIEASKREAEMGSPNVRNSTPNVSPGNGLPVDKIPEENSDFDRAVSLSLKTAEQEKAIREMQLNDRNQDPGVYSTWKQGRSSQQNGAEVVEQQLVSEESKRDGGSHLQQGKLATHSDELGSLSPKELDEAIMLETALFGKSPYTPNNQPIYGSSSSSLSARQLLREQQDDEYRASLLADKEKEMNAVNEAATCQLKGDVNKRIEPMEFERRLDAKSASLPCEPAPDDENAVTLLVRMPNGSRLSRRFRKSDKLQLLFDFIDVGRVVEPGTYRVVRSYPRHAFTANNSLLTLRELGLTNKQEALFLELI, from the exons GAACATGGAGGCGATCTCAATGAAGCTGTGAATGCACATTTTAGGGAAGGAGATGTACACAG TACAAGTCCTTCGTCTACTGCTCCCCCACAGTACAATTTCCCTCAAGTGAGTAATCAGAATCAAGTAGCACCACAACAAGGACTTCTGCCACTTCTCTCTGTTGCTAGGAGTTTCAAGCCTTCATTACTACTTGACCGTAGTTACAGTAGAGATCTCTACAATCGGATTGGTTCTGCATTAACTGGTCGGGCACCATCACCTTCACACCCAGGAGAGGTAACTGGGGTTCCTGTAGGTTTCAATGCCGGGAATGAGCAGCCTTATCTCTCAGGACAGAGGCCTACAATTCCGGATGTGGCAAGAACTGACTTGGACGCCTCAAGATATGGCAATGATGTGGAGGAAGAAATGATTCAAGCTGCTATTGAAGCTTCAAAACGAGAAGCTGAAATGGGTTCTCCGAATGTGCGAAACAGTACTCCCAAT GTATCTCCTGGTAATGGGCTTCCGGTTGACAAAATTCCTGAAGAAAATTCAGATTTTGATCGTGCAGTTTCGTTGTCCTTGAAG ACAGCAGAACAAGAGAAAGCAATACGTGAGATGCAGCTGAACGACAGGAATCAAGATCCAGGAGTTTATAGTACATGGAAG CAAGGAAGGTCATCACAGCAAAATGGAGCTGAAGTTGTAGAGCAGCAATTAGTTAGTGAAGAGTCTAAGCGTGATGGTGGTAGTCATCTTCAGCAGGGAAAACTGGCAACTCACAGTGATGAG TTGGGAAGCTTATCTCCAAAAGAGCTTGACGAAGCAATTATGCTTGAGACTGCACTTTTTGGTAAATCTCCATACACTCCTAATAATCAGCCTATATATGGCTCTTCCTCATCCTCTCTATCAGCAAGGCAATTGCTCAGAGAACAACAG GATGATGAGTATCGTGCATCCCTCTTAGCTGATAAAGAGAAAGAAATGAATGCTGTCAATGAAGCTGCAACTTGTCAGTTGAAGGGAGATGTCAACAAAAGAATCGAGCCAATG GAATTTGAGAGAAGGCTAGATGCAAAAAGTGCTTCACTTCCTTGTGAACCAGCACCAGATGATGAGAATGCTGTGACTCTTCTTGTTCGGATGCCAAATGGCAGCCGCCTTAGCCGTCGCTTTCGCAAATCTGACAAGCTTCAG CTTCTTTTTGACTTCATAGATGTTGGTAGAGTGGTGGAGCCTGGAACTTATAGAGTG GTGAGGTCATATCCTCGGCATGCTTTCACTGCCAATAACAGCTTATTAACATTGAGAGAACTTGGCCTGACCAACAAGCAAGAAGCATTATTTTTGGAACTGATTTAA
- the LOC133715431 gene encoding plant UBX domain-containing protein 9 isoform X2 has translation MPRPTEDMIQTYISLTGASHSLALLKLEEHGGDLNEAVNAHFREGDVHSTSPSSTAPPQYNFPQVSNQNQVAPQQGLLPLLSVARSFKPSLLLDRSYSRDLYNRIGSALTGRAPSPSHPGEVTGVPVGFNAGNEQPYLSGQRPTIPDVARTDLDASRYGNDVEEEMIQAAIEASKREAEMGSPNVRNSTPNVSPGNGLPVDKIPEENSDFDRAVSLSLKTAEQEKAIREMQLNDRNQDPGVYSTWKQGRSSQQNGAEVVEQQLVSEESKRDGGSHLQQGKLATHSDELGSLSPKELDEAIMLETALFGKSPYTPNNQPIYGSSSSSLSARQLLREQQDDEYRASLLADKEKEMNAVNEAATCQLKGDVNKRIEPMIRSCNSTA, from the exons GAACATGGAGGCGATCTCAATGAAGCTGTGAATGCACATTTTAGGGAAGGAGATGTACACAG TACAAGTCCTTCGTCTACTGCTCCCCCACAGTACAATTTCCCTCAAGTGAGTAATCAGAATCAAGTAGCACCACAACAAGGACTTCTGCCACTTCTCTCTGTTGCTAGGAGTTTCAAGCCTTCATTACTACTTGACCGTAGTTACAGTAGAGATCTCTACAATCGGATTGGTTCTGCATTAACTGGTCGGGCACCATCACCTTCACACCCAGGAGAGGTAACTGGGGTTCCTGTAGGTTTCAATGCCGGGAATGAGCAGCCTTATCTCTCAGGACAGAGGCCTACAATTCCGGATGTGGCAAGAACTGACTTGGACGCCTCAAGATATGGCAATGATGTGGAGGAAGAAATGATTCAAGCTGCTATTGAAGCTTCAAAACGAGAAGCTGAAATGGGTTCTCCGAATGTGCGAAACAGTACTCCCAAT GTATCTCCTGGTAATGGGCTTCCGGTTGACAAAATTCCTGAAGAAAATTCAGATTTTGATCGTGCAGTTTCGTTGTCCTTGAAG ACAGCAGAACAAGAGAAAGCAATACGTGAGATGCAGCTGAACGACAGGAATCAAGATCCAGGAGTTTATAGTACATGGAAG CAAGGAAGGTCATCACAGCAAAATGGAGCTGAAGTTGTAGAGCAGCAATTAGTTAGTGAAGAGTCTAAGCGTGATGGTGGTAGTCATCTTCAGCAGGGAAAACTGGCAACTCACAGTGATGAG TTGGGAAGCTTATCTCCAAAAGAGCTTGACGAAGCAATTATGCTTGAGACTGCACTTTTTGGTAAATCTCCATACACTCCTAATAATCAGCCTATATATGGCTCTTCCTCATCCTCTCTATCAGCAAGGCAATTGCTCAGAGAACAACAG GATGATGAGTATCGTGCATCCCTCTTAGCTGATAAAGAGAAAGAAATGAATGCTGTCAATGAAGCTGCAACTTGTCAGTTGAAGGGAGATGTCAACAAAAGAATCGAGCCAATG ATACGAAGCTGTAACTCGACTGCTTAA